In the genome of Neisseria animaloris, one region contains:
- a CDS encoding phosphatidylserine decarboxylase translates to MPRFYPHPVIAREGWPFIIAGLVLSIIVTICADWWSLPFWAFTIFALQFFRDPSRSIPQDADAVLCPADGRIVVVERALDPYREIEALKISVFMNVFNVHSQRSPIDGTVTAVEYNAGKFVNAALDKASTENERNAVLVTTRSGREITFVQVAGLVARRILCYAKVGDPLVRGERYGFIRFGSRVDVYLPIDAQAQVSIGDKVSASSTILARLPLTAPEKASETATVEATEAIDAAPVRDMAQTEIEASAEKVRQAVEKELNKDS, encoded by the coding sequence ATGCCTCGTTTTTATCCTCATCCGGTCATCGCCCGCGAAGGTTGGCCGTTTATTATTGCCGGATTGGTTCTAAGCATTATTGTTACAATTTGTGCGGATTGGTGGTCGCTGCCGTTTTGGGCGTTTACCATATTTGCCTTGCAGTTTTTCCGTGATCCGTCACGCTCGATTCCGCAAGACGCTGATGCTGTGCTATGCCCGGCAGATGGCCGCATCGTTGTGGTAGAGCGTGCGCTTGATCCTTACCGCGAAATAGAGGCTCTGAAAATCAGCGTATTTATGAATGTATTTAATGTGCATTCGCAACGTTCTCCTATCGACGGTACCGTTACTGCTGTTGAATACAATGCAGGTAAATTCGTAAATGCAGCACTGGATAAAGCCAGTACCGAAAACGAACGTAATGCCGTATTAGTAACCACGCGTAGCGGCCGTGAAATTACTTTTGTGCAAGTTGCCGGTTTGGTGGCGCGACGTATTCTGTGCTATGCCAAAGTGGGTGATCCGCTGGTGCGTGGCGAACGTTACGGCTTTATCCGTTTTGGTTCCCGTGTTGATGTTTACTTACCTATAGATGCGCAAGCGCAGGTATCCATTGGTGATAAGGTTAGCGCTTCCAGCACTATTCTGGCGCGTTTACCACTGACTGCACCTGAAAAAGCATCGGAAACGGCAACGGTTGAAGCGACGGAAGCTATTGATGCTGCACCTGTTCGAGACATGGCGCAAACGGAAATCGAAGCATCTGCGGAAAAGGTACGCCAAGCAGTAGAAAAGGAACTCAATAAAGATTCCTAA
- a CDS encoding aminotransferase class I/II-fold pyridoxal phosphate-dependent enzyme, which produces MNKLKPKGNTAVNIARSIEQLIRNKTWPAGYRLPTVRILAEDLNVNPNTVSAAYKQLRDAGIIETDGRRGSFVPQKTEILHTETAIPPNLVDLASGNIDRRLLPEFNPDILESYRLSTDVGSHGDSPELMSFIRNWLSRNTGIHAETMLLSGSLDIIERALVQRCMPGAKVLVESPCWLPLLALLSHLRLEAVPAVMDEEGAVIPPNISFDNISAVILTARAHSPTGICYSKKRWSQWQQLLSRHDALLIIDDHWAALSSHPFHGMEGFTNEWIYSTSTSKFLGTDARIAIAASNGSTLRAMKKRFSLGPRWISKLLQHITLKLWQQLGSDGLKAIAESYQARRDCLITNLKQHGIHVPGSTGEGQHIWLPVPNEAQIIQFLAAKGWAVQSGAPFNLSKQPAVRITIGNLTMTDCKTLADDIAETLAVNGKAIY; this is translated from the coding sequence ATGAACAAATTAAAACCCAAAGGTAATACTGCTGTCAATATCGCCCGTTCCATCGAGCAACTTATCCGCAACAAAACCTGGCCTGCGGGCTATCGTCTGCCCACTGTGCGTATTCTTGCCGAAGACTTAAATGTCAACCCCAATACCGTTTCCGCCGCCTACAAGCAATTACGCGATGCCGGCATTATCGAAACCGACGGCAGGCGTGGCAGCTTTGTACCGCAAAAAACCGAAATCCTACATACGGAAACTGCCATCCCACCGAATCTTGTCGATTTAGCCTCCGGCAATATCGACCGCCGGTTACTACCCGAATTTAACCCCGACATTTTAGAAAGCTACCGGTTATCCACCGATGTAGGCAGCCACGGCGACAGCCCGGAATTAATGTCGTTCATCCGAAACTGGCTCAGCCGAAACACCGGCATACATGCAGAAACCATGCTGCTTTCCGGCAGCCTTGACATCATCGAACGCGCCCTCGTCCAACGCTGCATGCCCGGTGCCAAAGTATTGGTGGAATCTCCCTGCTGGCTGCCCCTGTTGGCCCTGCTTTCACACTTGCGCCTTGAAGCCGTGCCCGCAGTAATGGACGAAGAAGGTGCCGTTATCCCGCCAAACATATCATTCGACAACATTTCCGCCGTCATTCTTACCGCCCGCGCCCATAGCCCTACCGGTATCTGCTACAGCAAAAAACGCTGGAGTCAATGGCAACAACTTCTCAGCCGCCATGATGCCCTCCTGATTATCGATGACCATTGGGCGGCACTTAGTTCGCACCCCTTCCACGGCATGGAAGGCTTCACTAATGAATGGATTTACAGCACTTCCACCAGTAAATTTCTCGGTACCGATGCCCGCATCGCCATTGCAGCCAGTAACGGTTCCACACTGCGTGCCATGAAGAAACGCTTCTCACTCGGCCCGCGCTGGATAAGTAAACTTCTCCAACACATCACACTCAAACTGTGGCAACAACTCGGTTCAGACGGCCTAAAAGCCATAGCCGAAAGCTACCAAGCCCGGCGCGACTGTTTGATTACGAATCTCAAACAACACGGCATCCATGTCCCCGGCAGCACAGGCGAAGGCCAACACATCTGGCTGCCTGTGCCCAACGAGGCACAAATCATCCAATTTCTTGCAGCCAAAGGCTGGGCCGTGCAAAGCGGTGCTCCCTTCAACCTCAGCAAACAACCGGCCGTACGTATCACTATCGGCAACTTGACGATGACAGATTGCAAAACTTTGGCCGACGATATTGCAGAAACTCTGGCCGTAAACGGCAAAGCGATTTACTGA
- a CDS encoding HlyD family type I secretion periplasmic adaptor subunit, protein MSSENNIKSKDLNLVNDLNAALQKEKHSGQFWVIILFFVFLVVFVIWAYNSSIEEVTRGQGNVIPSSREQVVQSLDPGIITEMLVKEGDVVEKGQILLRLDDTRSSAILRESEAKVQNLEAMVARLKAEAHGTDIQFPEGISNDLKQREQAAFVARRRAVTDAIQNLKMSKATLDKEISITAPMVKHGVVSEVELLRMQRESSELALQISERQNRYMADANNELVQAESELAQAKENMAMRADPVERSQIRSPMRGIVKNIQINTVGGVVNVGQDILQIVPLDDKLLVEAYIRPQDVAFMRPGLPAVVKVSAYDYAIYGGLDGKVTLISPDTVSNTNQARANDLKLDPNQVYYRILVQTDSNSLKDKNGKDMPIIPGMVATVDVKTGEKTVFQYLIKPITRMKQALRER, encoded by the coding sequence ATGAGTAGTGAAAACAACATCAAATCCAAAGACTTAAATCTAGTCAATGACTTAAATGCTGCGTTGCAAAAGGAAAAGCATAGCGGTCAGTTTTGGGTCATTATCTTATTTTTCGTTTTCTTGGTCGTATTTGTTATTTGGGCATACAACAGCTCTATTGAGGAAGTTACGCGCGGGCAAGGTAATGTCATTCCTAGTAGCCGAGAACAAGTTGTACAAAGCCTTGATCCCGGAATCATTACCGAAATGTTGGTAAAAGAGGGTGATGTTGTGGAAAAAGGTCAAATTTTACTGAGACTTGATGATACACGCAGTTCAGCTATTTTGCGCGAGAGTGAAGCAAAAGTACAAAACCTTGAAGCCATGGTTGCTCGCTTGAAAGCAGAAGCTCATGGTACCGACATTCAATTTCCGGAAGGTATCAGTAATGACTTAAAACAGCGTGAACAGGCGGCATTTGTTGCCCGTCGTCGAGCAGTTACTGATGCGATTCAGAATTTGAAAATGAGCAAAGCAACTTTAGATAAAGAAATCAGTATTACGGCACCTATGGTAAAGCACGGAGTGGTATCGGAGGTGGAGCTTCTGCGTATGCAACGTGAGTCGAGTGAGCTTGCATTGCAAATTTCTGAGCGCCAAAACCGTTATATGGCTGATGCAAATAATGAGCTGGTGCAGGCAGAGTCTGAGTTGGCTCAAGCAAAAGAAAATATGGCTATGCGCGCCGATCCAGTTGAGCGTTCGCAAATCCGTTCACCGATGCGCGGTATTGTAAAAAATATTCAGATTAATACTGTTGGCGGCGTGGTAAACGTAGGTCAGGATATTTTGCAAATCGTACCGTTGGATGACAAATTATTGGTTGAAGCTTATATTCGTCCTCAAGATGTTGCCTTCATGCGCCCGGGGTTGCCTGCAGTAGTGAAAGTAAGTGCTTATGATTACGCCATTTATGGCGGATTAGATGGAAAAGTTACCTTAATCAGCCCTGATACTGTAAGCAATACTAATCAAGCACGTGCAAATGATTTGAAACTTGATCCCAACCAAGTATATTACCGGATTTTGGTACAAACAGACAGCAACAGTTTGAAAGATAAAAACGGTAAAGATATGCCGATTATTCCGGGTATGGTGGCAACAGTAGATGTGAAAACCGGCGAAAAAACAGTTTTCCAATACTTAATCAAACCGATTACCCGTATGAAACAGGCTTTGCGTGAAAGATAA
- the ccoG gene encoding cytochrome c oxidase accessory protein CcoG, whose amino-acid sequence MSAELREQSPAEPKEQVIHLYQGSKRIHPKLAKGRFANLRVLAIFATQFVFYVLPWFNWSGRQAVLFDIPERHFYIFSLSLGTGDLIYLAGLLMISAFGLFWWTTIAGRLWCGYACPQTIYTEIMLWIDHLVEGDRNKRLKLEKEPWNFRKIRIKALKYLLIFAVSAWTGITFAGWFTPIRELVPGIFNFTVGGGTLFAAVFYGFMTWLMGHMMREQVCKYMCPYARFQSAMFDRDTLIISYDEERGEPRGARKKKVSREESTLGDCINCTMCVQVCPVGIDIRNGLQYECIGCAACIDACDEIMDKMNYPRGLIRYTTEAALEHQYPENTIKKRLLRPRVLGYGVVLLLVVTAWITGIATRETLEVDIIKDRGVMVRENSQGWLENAYNLRVINANEREQILTAKVSGFEEIALTGLPAEGLKVPGGETITIPVQVSTIPEYAGKGSHPIEFEFNYREVDDPVAETRTISSKASFIGE is encoded by the coding sequence ATGTCAGCTGAACTACGGGAACAGTCGCCCGCTGAACCTAAAGAGCAAGTAATTCATCTGTATCAGGGCAGCAAGCGTATTCATCCGAAGTTGGCAAAAGGGCGTTTTGCTAATTTGCGTGTGTTGGCAATTTTCGCTACGCAGTTTGTGTTTTATGTGCTGCCGTGGTTTAACTGGTCAGGGCGGCAGGCGGTTTTGTTTGATATTCCTGAGCGGCATTTTTATATTTTCAGTTTGTCGCTGGGAACGGGCGATTTGATTTATCTGGCCGGTTTGCTGATGATTTCGGCATTCGGCCTGTTTTGGTGGACGACTATCGCAGGCCGCCTGTGGTGCGGTTACGCTTGCCCGCAAACGATTTATACCGAAATTATGCTGTGGATCGATCATTTGGTAGAAGGCGACCGCAATAAAAGGTTGAAGTTGGAAAAAGAGCCGTGGAATTTCCGCAAAATCCGCATTAAGGCGCTTAAATACTTATTGATTTTTGCAGTCAGTGCCTGGACGGGTATTACGTTTGCAGGATGGTTTACGCCGATTCGCGAATTGGTGCCGGGTATTTTCAACTTTACCGTTGGCGGCGGTACGCTGTTCGCTGCAGTGTTTTACGGCTTTATGACCTGGCTGATGGGCCACATGATGCGCGAGCAGGTGTGCAAATACATGTGCCCGTACGCGCGTTTCCAAAGTGCGATGTTTGATCGCGATACTTTGATTATTTCTTACGATGAAGAGCGCGGCGAACCGCGAGGTGCCCGTAAGAAAAAAGTAAGCAGAGAAGAAAGCACACTCGGCGACTGCATCAACTGTACGATGTGCGTACAAGTGTGTCCGGTAGGTATCGACATCCGCAACGGGTTGCAATACGAATGTATCGGTTGTGCGGCCTGTATTGATGCCTGCGATGAAATCATGGATAAGATGAATTATCCCCGCGGTTTGATCCGTTACACTACCGAAGCCGCGCTGGAGCATCAATACCCTGAAAATACCATTAAAAAACGCCTGCTCCGTCCGCGTGTATTGGGTTACGGCGTTGTGTTACTGTTGGTGGTTACGGCATGGATTACCGGTATTGCAACACGCGAGACGTTGGAAGTGGATATTATTAAAGACCGCGGTGTGATGGTGCGCGAAAATTCTCAGGGCTGGTTGGAAAATGCTTATAATCTGCGTGTGATTAATGCCAATGAGCGGGAGCAGATTCTCACGGCTAAGGTGAGCGGCTTTGAAGAAATCGCACTTACCGGCCTGCCTGCCGAAGGCTTGAAAGTGCCGGGCGGCGAAACCATTACTATTCCGGTGCAGGTTTCGACGATTCCCGAATATGCCGGCAAAGGCAGCCATCCGATTGAGTTTGAATTCAACTATCGCGAAGTGGACGATCCTGTCGCCGAAACACGTACCATCAGTAGTAAAGCATCATTTATTGGAGAGTAA
- the pntB gene encoding Re/Si-specific NAD(P)(+) transhydrogenase subunit beta — MSSGLVTAAYIVAAILFIFSLAGLSKQETAKNGCYYGIAGMVIALFATVFSEQTAGLGWIIIAMAIGAAIGIYKAQKVEMTEMPELIALLHSFVGLAAVLVGFNSFIEADKVSSDMHTIHLVEVFLGIFIGAVTFTGSIVAFGKLNGKLSSAPLQLPHKHKLNLVALLVSFILLLVFVSADDGSWFALILMTAIALAFGWHLVASIGGADMPVVVSMLNSYSGWAAAAAGFMLANDLLIVTGALVGSSGAILSYIMCKAMNRSFISVIAGGFGTDGSSAAAGGEEMGEYREVKPAEVAEMLKGANSVIITPGYGMAVAQAQYPVAEITDLLRKQGVEVRFGIHPVAGRLPGHMNVLLAEAKVPYDIVLEMDEINDDFPETDVVLVIGANDTVNPAAQTDPNSPIAGMPVLEVWKAKEVVVFKRSMNTGYAGVQNPLFFNENSVMCFGDAKATVDEILAELKK; from the coding sequence ATGTCTTCAGGACTTGTAACTGCGGCATATATCGTCGCCGCAATCTTATTTATTTTTTCATTGGCCGGCCTGTCGAAACAGGAAACCGCCAAAAACGGCTGCTATTACGGCATTGCCGGTATGGTAATTGCTTTATTTGCCACCGTGTTCAGCGAACAAACCGCAGGCTTGGGTTGGATTATTATCGCTATGGCCATCGGTGCGGCCATCGGTATTTACAAAGCCCAAAAAGTGGAAATGACCGAAATGCCCGAGCTGATTGCCTTGCTGCACAGCTTCGTGGGTTTGGCTGCCGTGTTGGTGGGCTTCAACAGCTTTATCGAAGCGGACAAGGTATCTTCCGATATGCACACCATTCATTTGGTGGAAGTGTTCCTCGGCATTTTCATCGGTGCCGTAACCTTTACCGGCTCGATTGTGGCGTTCGGCAAACTGAACGGCAAACTTAGCAGCGCACCTTTGCAACTGCCGCACAAGCATAAGCTGAATCTGGTTGCTTTGTTGGTGTCGTTTATCTTGCTGCTGGTGTTTGTATCGGCTGACGACGGCAGCTGGTTCGCCCTGATTCTGATGACCGCCATCGCACTCGCGTTCGGCTGGCACTTGGTGGCCTCTATCGGCGGTGCTGATATGCCGGTGGTGGTTTCCATGCTGAACTCGTATTCAGGCTGGGCGGCAGCTGCGGCGGGCTTTATGCTTGCCAACGACTTGCTGATTGTTACCGGTGCGTTGGTGGGCTCAAGCGGTGCGATTCTGTCTTACATCATGTGTAAAGCTATGAACCGCTCGTTCATTTCCGTGATTGCAGGCGGCTTCGGCACCGACGGTTCTTCCGCTGCCGCAGGCGGTGAAGAAATGGGCGAATACCGCGAAGTGAAACCTGCCGAAGTGGCCGAAATGCTCAAAGGCGCAAACTCAGTCATCATCACGCCCGGATACGGTATGGCTGTTGCCCAAGCGCAATACCCCGTTGCCGAAATTACCGATTTGCTGCGCAAACAAGGCGTGGAAGTGCGCTTCGGTATCCACCCCGTAGCAGGCCGTCTGCCCGGACACATGAACGTATTGCTGGCCGAAGCCAAAGTGCCTTACGACATCGTGTTGGAAATGGATGAAATCAACGACGATTTCCCCGAAACCGATGTGGTGCTGGTGATCGGCGCGAACGACACCGTGAACCCCGCTGCCCAAACCGACCCAAACAGCCCGATTGCCGGTATGCCGGTATTGGAAGTGTGGAAAGCCAAAGAAGTGGTGGTGTTCAAACGCTCGATGAACACGGGCTATGCCGGTGTACAAAACCCGCTGTTCTTCAATGAAAACAGCGTGATGTGCTTCGGCGATGCGAAAGCGACTGTGGATGAGATTCTGGCGGAATTGAAGAAATAA
- a CDS encoding pseudouridine synthase produces the protein MQDQSNEPMRLSKRMAQLGLCSRREADSYIEQGWVKVNGRTAVLGQKVLLADRIDLNKQAHEKQAQRVTILLNKPVGYVSAQAEKGYKSAAELITPENHWEGDTSRIEFSEKHRFGLAPAGRLDIDSVGLLVLTQDGRIAKQLIGENSNSEKEYLVRVKGALNEEGLRLLNHGLSLDGEKLKPAKVEWQNEDQLRFILKQGKKRQIRRMCELVGLRVVGLKRIRIGKVKLGHLPPGKWRYLRSDEKF, from the coding sequence ATGCAAGATCAATCCAACGAGCCCATGCGCCTTTCCAAACGCATGGCACAACTGGGCTTATGCTCCCGCCGGGAAGCCGACAGTTATATCGAACAAGGCTGGGTAAAAGTGAACGGTCGAACAGCCGTCCTAGGCCAAAAAGTTTTGCTTGCCGACCGCATAGACTTGAATAAACAGGCACATGAAAAACAGGCACAACGGGTAACGATTTTGCTCAACAAGCCGGTAGGCTATGTGAGTGCACAAGCCGAAAAAGGCTACAAATCGGCTGCCGAACTGATTACGCCCGAAAACCACTGGGAAGGCGACACCAGCCGTATCGAATTTAGCGAAAAACACAGATTCGGCTTGGCTCCTGCCGGGCGCTTGGATATCGACTCAGTAGGCTTGCTGGTACTCACGCAAGACGGACGCATTGCCAAACAACTTATCGGCGAAAACAGCAACAGCGAAAAAGAATACCTTGTACGTGTGAAAGGCGCGCTCAATGAAGAGGGGCTGCGTTTGCTTAACCATGGTCTCAGCTTGGATGGAGAAAAACTCAAGCCTGCCAAAGTAGAATGGCAAAACGAAGATCAACTGCGTTTTATTCTGAAACAAGGAAAAAAACGCCAAATCCGCCGCATGTGCGAATTGGTTGGTCTGCGCGTTGTCGGCCTTAAACGCATCCGCATAGGTAAGGTAAAACTGGGACACTTACCCCCCGGAAAATGGCGTTACCTACGCTCTGACGAAAAATTTTGA
- a CDS encoding antibiotic biosynthesis monooxygenase family protein → MMFAQTPNPPYYAVVFTSQRTDGDRGYDQTAVRMLELARQQAGFLGAESVRSEGFGITVSYWESEASIAEWKRHTEHRAARETGKAIWYADFVVRVCKVERAYGTIFRQSELYQDPKNLENL, encoded by the coding sequence ATGATGTTTGCGCAAACACCTAATCCACCTTATTACGCTGTTGTTTTCACATCACAGCGCACCGACGGCGATAGAGGCTACGACCAAACTGCCGTGCGAATGCTTGAATTGGCGCGGCAACAGGCAGGTTTTCTTGGCGCAGAAAGCGTGCGTTCGGAAGGTTTTGGTATCACGGTTTCATATTGGGAGAGTGAAGCGTCTATTGCCGAGTGGAAAAGGCATACAGAACACAGAGCCGCTCGAGAAACCGGCAAAGCAATATGGTATGCCGATTTTGTTGTCCGCGTGTGCAAGGTGGAACGTGCTTACGGCACAATTTTCAGACAATCCGAACTGTATCAGGACCCCAAAAATTTGGAGAATTTATAA
- a CDS encoding FixH family protein: MAGPAIVVVAAFVTFYLAQKNAADLVSDDYYKDGKHIDIQLHRDEEALKRNIHAQVLISPDHNAAKVFVSGDFDPKEAVNLVLLHPAKKAGDQTVKLQVAQGGVTSGGKSEYNAVFKPLPDTNHWYIRVEDAAGKWRVEDRWIVSQGNAVNLKPMEKLLAPASAAQ; the protein is encoded by the coding sequence ATGGCCGGCCCGGCCATTGTGGTTGTGGCGGCATTCGTTACGTTCTATCTGGCGCAGAAAAACGCAGCCGATTTAGTGTCGGACGATTATTATAAGGACGGCAAACATATCGACATCCAACTGCATCGCGATGAAGAGGCTTTAAAGCGTAATATTCATGCCCAAGTGTTAATCAGTCCCGACCACAATGCGGCCAAAGTGTTCGTAAGCGGGGATTTTGACCCGAAAGAAGCGGTTAATCTGGTGTTGCTGCATCCGGCTAAAAAAGCCGGTGATCAAACAGTGAAATTACAGGTGGCACAAGGCGGGGTTACCTCGGGCGGAAAATCGGAATACAACGCCGTGTTCAAACCGCTGCCCGATACAAACCACTGGTATATCCGTGTAGAAGATGCGGCCGGCAAGTGGCGTGTGGAAGATAGATGGATTGTGAGTCAGGGTAATGCAGTTAACCTGAAGCCGATGGAAAAATTGCTTGCTCCGGCAAGTGCGGCACAATAA
- the gloA gene encoding lactoylglutathione lyase — MRMLHTMLRVGNLDKSLAFYQDVLGMKLLRKKDYPDGKFTLAFVGYGEESDTTVLELTHNWDTESYDLGNAYGHIAIEVDDAYAACNAVRAKGGKVVREAGPMKHGTTVIAFVEDPDGYKIEFIQKNTGSDSVKY; from the coding sequence ATGAGAATGCTACATACCATGCTCCGCGTCGGCAACCTCGATAAATCGTTAGCATTTTATCAAGACGTTTTAGGCATGAAACTCTTACGAAAAAAAGACTATCCCGACGGTAAGTTTACCTTGGCCTTTGTGGGCTACGGCGAAGAATCCGATACCACCGTGCTTGAACTCACCCACAACTGGGATACGGAAAGCTACGATTTGGGCAATGCTTACGGCCACATTGCCATCGAAGTGGACGATGCTTATGCCGCTTGCAATGCGGTACGTGCCAAAGGCGGAAAAGTTGTTCGCGAAGCCGGCCCAATGAAGCACGGCACTACGGTTATTGCTTTCGTCGAAGACCCCGACGGCTATAAAATCGAGTTCATTCAGAAAAATACAGGTAGTGACTCGGTAAAATATTAA
- a CDS encoding Re/Si-specific NAD(P)(+) transhydrogenase subunit alpha, with protein sequence MRIGIPKESLPGETRVACTPSTVTQLQKLGFEVVVERGAGLAASLDDAAYEAAGAVVADAAEVWACPLIYKVNAPSESEAGRLNAGQTLVSFLWPAQNPELVQKLTDKKVNVLAMDMVPRISRAQALDALSSMANISGYRAVIEAANAFGRFFTGQITAAGKVPPAQVLVIGAGVAGLAAIGTANSLGAVVKAFDTRLEVAEQIESMGGQFLKLDFPQEAGGSGDGYAKVMSEEFIAAEMKLFAEQARQVDIIITTAAIPGKPAPKLITKEMVESMKPGSVIVDLAAATGGNCELTKPGELFVTDNGVKIIGYTDMANRLAGQSSQLYATNLVNLSKLLSPNKDGEIALDFEDVIIRNMTVTRDGEITFPPPAIQVSAAPQQQAQAAPVAKPEPKPVPTWKKLAPAVIGAVLVLWMGAVAPAEFLNHFIVFVLACVIGYYVVWNVSHSLHTPLMSVTNAISGIIVVGALLQIGQGNGVVSFLAFIAVLIASINIFGGFYVTRRMLNMFRKG encoded by the coding sequence ATGAGGATTGGTATTCCGAAGGAATCTCTGCCCGGTGAAACCCGTGTGGCGTGTACCCCTTCAACCGTAACCCAGTTGCAGAAACTGGGTTTCGAAGTTGTGGTGGAGCGCGGCGCAGGTTTGGCGGCAAGTTTGGATGATGCAGCATACGAAGCCGCAGGTGCGGTTGTGGCCGATGCGGCGGAAGTGTGGGCATGCCCGCTGATTTATAAAGTCAACGCACCTTCTGAAAGCGAAGCAGGCCGTCTGAACGCAGGCCAAACGCTGGTGAGCTTCTTATGGCCGGCACAAAATCCCGAGTTGGTGCAAAAGCTTACCGATAAAAAAGTGAACGTGCTGGCGATGGACATGGTGCCGCGTATTTCGCGCGCGCAGGCATTGGATGCGCTGTCGTCTATGGCCAACATCAGCGGCTACCGTGCCGTAATTGAAGCGGCGAATGCGTTCGGCCGTTTCTTTACCGGCCAGATTACCGCTGCGGGTAAAGTGCCGCCGGCGCAAGTGCTGGTGATTGGCGCGGGCGTGGCCGGTTTGGCGGCGATTGGTACGGCAAACTCGTTGGGCGCGGTGGTTAAAGCGTTCGACACCCGTTTGGAAGTGGCCGAACAAATCGAATCAATGGGCGGCCAATTCCTCAAGCTCGATTTCCCGCAAGAAGCGGGCGGCAGCGGCGACGGTTACGCCAAAGTGATGAGCGAAGAGTTTATCGCGGCGGAAATGAAACTGTTTGCCGAGCAAGCCCGACAAGTGGACATCATCATCACGACTGCGGCCATTCCGGGCAAACCTGCGCCCAAGCTGATTACCAAAGAAATGGTGGAAAGCATGAAGCCGGGTTCGGTGATTGTCGATTTGGCGGCGGCTACCGGCGGCAACTGCGAATTGACCAAACCGGGCGAGCTGTTCGTTACCGATAACGGCGTGAAAATCATCGGCTACACCGATATGGCCAACCGTTTGGCCGGCCAGTCTTCACAGCTTTACGCCACCAACCTCGTGAACTTGAGCAAGCTGTTAAGCCCGAATAAAGACGGCGAAATTGCGCTTGATTTCGAAGATGTGATTATCCGCAACATGACCGTTACACGCGACGGCGAAATCACTTTCCCGCCGCCTGCGATTCAAGTGTCCGCCGCGCCGCAACAGCAAGCGCAAGCCGCACCTGTGGCAAAACCCGAGCCGAAACCCGTTCCGACATGGAAAAAACTGGCTCCGGCGGTAATCGGTGCGGTTTTGGTATTGTGGATGGGTGCCGTAGCTCCGGCCGAATTCTTAAACCACTTTATCGTGTTCGTGCTGGCCTGCGTGATCGGCTATTATGTGGTGTGGAACGTGAGCCACTCGCTGCACACGCCGCTGATGTCGGTAACCAATGCCATTTCCGGCATTATCGTAGTGGGTGCGCTGCTGCAAATCGGGCAGGGCAATGGCGTGGTGTCGTTCCTCGCCTTTATTGCCGTGCTGATTGCCAGCATCAATATTTTCGGCGGTTTCTACGTTACCCGCCGTATGTTGAATATGTTTAGAAAAGGATAG